The following DNA comes from Schistocerca piceifrons isolate TAMUIC-IGC-003096 chromosome 3, iqSchPice1.1, whole genome shotgun sequence.
AGGATGCAATTCACATTATTCCAACTGAGATGTTGCAgcagtcaatgaggaatctcaacagcagatttcacgaatgtattcataCAGTACGACACCATCTACaggatataatttaaaaaaaatgataaatgccatcagtgttttgtAAATGTAAAACTACTGAAAATGGTTGAAATGCATGGGTCTTTGAATGAACGAACATGCATTCTTAAAAAGGCTCTGGCCACTCACAGTAATGAAAGTAATGTTAAGATGAAAGAACTGTTAGATGCTAATAATGTCAAGCTCAAAAATAAGGTGAGCCAAAATTTGGCAAATAATGTCACAGTATTGAAGGAGGAGTTGCAAGAACAGTTATCCAATAATATTTCAGAACTAAAGACAGGGATCAAAGATTTGGGAACAGAAAACCATGGTACGAGTaaagtgttagagcaacatgttaAGGAATCAAGGGATGAAAAGGATGCTACGAAAGCCCAAATAGAGCAGGTAGTTGAATAACTTTGTAGTTTTAAAGTCATTTATAAACAAGAACTATATCAGCCAAGAAGTTTTATGAACTAGATGATTGTTAAAGATTGTTACAAATGAAGCCCAAAATAGAATTGTCAAAATAGTACATCATGTAGATGAATCAGTAAATAGGTTAAGAAATGAGATTGAAATGTATCTTGACACATTCAAGGATCAATTAGACAATTTAAAACTACAACATGACAGTGATAGATTAATTTAGAAAAAGTAAAAGGTAAGTTTAACAAATTAGCTCTTTCtccagagagggggagagggggggggggggggggggaattatataCTATTAAGTTATCCAAAGCTAATGTATGGGGATTGTTAGGTGTTTCTCATAATGGCGATACTGATGCTACGGCACTAAAGCTGTGTAAAGATTGCGAGATCAGTAGTGGCAGTGAGGTGCGCCACAGTAATTCGAAAGTAGATTCTGGGGTATCATCACATGAAAACATGGGAAGGACTCACCTTGTCAGATAAGAATGGTGGGAGGGGTTTTAATTTGAGAGTAACAGTGGGCTTTCTACGAAGTTGTCAAAGTGTGAACTAGGAAATTTAAAGACATAGTGCCAAATTCATGGAGCAGACAAAGAAAAATCCAAAGGGCATCAGCACACTTAGAAGGGGAGGCTGTAAAATGTGATACACAATACCACAAAGAATTCAGCGAGCGGTAAGAATTTTGCACAAGATTTAAAGAAAAGTATTGGCCAGTAGCTGAGCAGAACAAGTTGTCATTAGAATTTATAGGTGTTGGGGAGGTTTGAAACAATATTTAGAGTGTCATTTAGACAAAGCACAATTATTGGACAAACTTTTAAACAAAGTGTAATTAATAATACTATTAACTAGTCAGCTACCCACTTACATCAGAGTGAAAATGATAGGTAATGACTCTGCTAGAACAGATGAGATTTTACATTACCTGGGTGAATTAGATGTTATTAGCAaagtgaaagacaatgcacaggCTCTGTGCAATATAAGCGGATTTACTAACCAAAATGGGAACAGCAAGGTAAAAGAGGAGGAGGCAGAAAACATAATCATTAGTGAGACTGATTGAGTGAGGTATAATAATAGTAGTGATAATAAAGGTTACTGGGCATATAACTGGGCAAAATATTAATTAGCAAAGATCATaattgagagagcagaatgaccTGAGATACCCGGTGGGAACAGTTTTGATACAACCGGTGGAAAACTAAGAAGGTCATTTGGTAGGGGCCGCATCGTAGGACCTGTGTATAGAAATAATGGGCCCAGAAAGCTTGATGTATAAACTGTGCACCAAGATAGgttattaaccctttaactgctctggacatgttaacgcgcatgcctttgtacctgtccctgtctGTTCTGAACGTGTTAACGCACACCACCTCTACGCGTAGACACATTCAgggtaccaggtagaaggactggtggtgcgcgtaaacatgttcagagcacacagggacaggtacaaacgTGTGCACGTTAAcaagtccagagcagttaaagggttaagagAAGAGTTGTTGGAAGAAAGAGTTTAATCAACAGGAGGAAGTGACAGAACCAGTCATATTACGAAAAGTAGAATCACTACCATTTTGGTTGGTTCTAGACACAGGTAGCGATACGAGTGTTACAAATAAATGTACTTATGACCAGTTGAAACAAAGCGCACAGTACACAATTTTGTCTGTAGACAGAACACAAGTAATCAGTATATGTGGAAATTGAGAGAAACAAGTTAAGGAAGAAGTGTTGTTAACAGTTTTGTTGGGGAAAGTTAAGTTCACTCACTTCTTTAATAATAAAGTATTTAAATGTTTCTACACTTTAGGAGTAGACTTGATGGGCAGAAACCAAATTATAACTGATTTCAAACATAGAAAGATGAACTTTCCAAAGTTGCAGCCAATACAAGAAGTTAATTTTATCCAGATTGGTAATGTGAAAAGGGTGGTGAGTAATTGAGATGTAGTCTGTGCAAATTCAAATATTTGTGAGGTATCACACAAGAAAGAGCataacaataaaacagaaataaaccaGAATGGGATCACACATTGTAtttgtgataaaataaatgaaagtgaGATACTTAATCAACACAAAGAGCAGTATCTACAGACCATGCAAGGGAAGTACAAGGAAATACATTCCGAAAAACCAGGGATAATTAAAGGAAATAGTTGtagattaaaaattttaattccttgaACATTCTTTAAGAAACCCTGCACGACACCTCTGGCTTTTAAGGAGGCCACTACTCAAGAAATTAATAAAATGATTGATCAAGGCATAATGATGATCTGCTGGTGAGAAAATCCTGTGGAATTGTTAGGATGGTCTTGAATGCAAGAGCCTTAAATCAGTATACTGAAAAGGAACAGAATCAGCCAGTGCCAATAGAAGACACTAAGTTAGAGGGTGTTATATATACAAGATCAATGGACCTGACTTCCAGACACTGGCAAGTCCTTCTCCATTCTGGTTGATGCCCTGTGACAGCTTCCGTATTTGAAGGAAAGCCATATCATTTCAGAGTACTACTTTCTGGGTTAAATGTATCAATTATTATCCTTATGAGAGCATTGGATCAAGCCCTAGGGAGTAAAGTAGTCCAGAAAATAACAACATACATAAATAATGTGAGCACGGTGACAAATCTTGGTACAAACGTATCAAATTATTACAAGAAGTGTTACAAAGATTTCTCGACTCTGGAATTACTATCAAACTAAGTCTGTTTTAGGAGCCAAGGAGTTGAAGTACTCGGGACATATCATCGACAGTAGGGGAATAAGGCCAGGCCCAAGAAGCCAGAAGCTACAGAAAAAGTTTTAGGAATGGTAGGACATTATCATAGGTATTTATCTGGAATGAATATAGTACATCCTGATATTGTTACCCTACTTAAACAGAAGACTGAGTGGGAATGGGTACAGCAAGATTTGACCAGATCAAATGATATTTACTTAATCATGTTTGTTGCACCATCCTCAGATGGATGAGGACTTTAATATAGCTGCTGGACGCATCATCTTATGAGATAGTTTGTGAGATTTTCCAAACGGAGATCCACAATGCAAATGGTGGACACAGGATTAACAACTAACAACATATTGAACTATGAAAAATCTAATAATGCTTGAGATTATGATGAGTTTGATCTAAGGCAGTTTAGTAACTGGTCCCCACTAGTCATATTTAACAAGAACCTGCTAGGATAAGTGATTTCTTTAAGCGCAGGGAGAGTGATTTCGACCCATTCAGCATTGGCGGAATAGTTTGCAACATTTTTGTAAAGTTATGGCCTTAGCAAAGTGATCTTATGAGTCAGTTTAACAATAAACTAGTTGCTAATGGCACTGAAAGCCATACAGTATCAGACATATCAGAGCTGCAAACATCATTGTGAACCCCCTGCTTTTAATTAATTACATGGTAGGGGTGATCAACGGACACAGTGAATTGACTAGCATGTGCTCACCACCCGTTGCAAGGTTTGTAAGGTGCTTGCTCTTCCATTTTCAACAGTTAACCAGTGGGCAGGTGAATCTATATGCAATTTGCTTCAACTGAAGCCAATtcaaagctcccaacatggaaacACAAGGTGAAAATAAAGAATGTGCACAATATCCTACTAAATGATAGTGTTTAAAGTTGTCTAAAATAGATGAAGTGGTAGGCATGTCAAAAAGATAAAGTTTAGTACATTTTTAACACAGAATTAACTACGAGAAAGTTTAGTGGAAGGTGAAAAAACTTAGAACAAGAATGCTGTGAATGACATTACCAAACATATCATGGTAAGAGACTCAAGAAGTAGTCTCAAAAGGGACACACAGAAAGAACATTAACAAAGAAGAAGGCTATAAACTGGAATATTAGCTGATATAAAATAGTGAAATTTCCCTGAAATTAAGATGCACCAGTTCCTCTAATATCTTAGTTCTCATCAGGGGAATTCATACATCAAAGTTACATGTTGTATTCACAAACAGTTGATATTTTCAGTAATGCTAAACCTTCATACTCCGACGTCACTGTAGTGAAACTTCCCTAGTTGCTCGACACTTGTCCCTGAACACATGTATCACTCAAACATCTCTTACGAGTTCCTGAGGCTGCCATCATTAGCCTACATAAGGAGGACACAAAATGAATGCTAGTAGTAAGTAGTTGTATCTCAACAGTGATACTGGTTATAGATGCCAAAAGCTCAAGGATTCTAGAGAACTGACAAGATGAAAAGTGAGAAAGTTTTATTCATGGATGCATTGTTCTTGATCAAATGTATTATTTCTATGTAAGTGCTTATGCAAATAtacaaatcatagagtaaaacgtATAGTAAGCACACTGCagaacaaaactttttttgatatcttAAGCTTATACACTTTTTTTTACACATAGGAAAATGTAAACATTGTAAAAACTGATGCGCATCTTCATGTTTTTGTATCACAATAACTGATTCATTAAATTTTGGGAGTGTAGCCACATAACCTCTACTTATGTGGCTGAACTCTCAAAATTTAATTGATCAATATATACCTTGTCTGAAaagaaaactgattgttaaatttcAAAGGTGAAAGTTTTAACACGGAAAGTATTTAACATGTGCATCTATTGACAATACTGCCATGTGGGTCTGCATCCGTATTACTGAGATCATGAAACATCGTATGATATATATGGTAAATCTCATGCAGATGTAAGACTTTGattacaaagaatgaaaataaattaagtaaTACTGTATTCTCTGTCTCCATGCACAACATGCAAATCACTTGTATCCATTTCTGCTCTGGACTCTACTACAAGACTGAGGAAATAGAATACTGAAGACCAAAGGTTTTCTTGAGAGAGAATGGCAGGGGCTCTGGGCAATACATGCAATTGCTACccacatcacatctacatctacatctacatctacattgatactccgcaagccacccaacggtgtgtggcggagggcactttacgtgccactgtcattacctccctttcctgttccagtcgcgtatggttcgcgggaagaacgactgtctgaaagcctccgtgcgcgctctaatctctctaattttacattcgtgatctcctcgggaagtataagtagggggaagcaatatattcgatacctcatccagaaacgcaccctctcgaaacctggcgagcaagctacaccgcgatgcagagcgcctctcttgcagagtctgccacttgagtttattaaacatctccgtaacgctatcacggttaccaaataacccagtgacgaaacgcgccgctcttctttggatcttctctatctcctccgtcaacccgacctgcttTCCTTGATCACTGCTAGCCATACCCTTAGTATTTCTTATTCAAAGCAAGCAGAATGGCAATAGTATTTCACTGTGTCCACTTTCAGACTTTGGGGTGCTCCAATGTTTATTTCACACAGAAAAAACTCTTGGTACTCTATTCGCTTCAGAATTAGTAGCCTTTCCAGTCATTTTCCACTCACAGCAACCTCAAACCAATTTATCTTCTGCCAGCAAGATCAAATTCTGTCTTTCACAAAAGTCAACTAATTAATACCACTTCAAGAACCACATTGTTGAACTCAAGTCTTAGAAGAGAGAACTGGTTACATTAGaaagataacacagaaaatcaaaacattaacaCAGTGAGTAAAGTAGTTAGTATATATCTTTAGCTAAACTGAGTTAATGTGAAAGGTCTGAAATGAAGCCAGCAGACAGACATCTGCTAATAGCCAATAATGATATGGAACAGGATCAACATCAGGTCAGAAATTCTTGAGATTTTTTCCAGAGGTATATTACAAAACTGCATACACAATGTTcaacataaaaatgtaaatattaaggCAGAAAGATATAAACTGAAACCTATATACCAACACACTAATAGTCACttaaatgtacagaaaaaaaataACATTGCAAATATATTCACTTTTTCCACactattcaacacaaaattcattcATATGAACGAGTAAAAATAAAGTGGTGACGAGAGGGAATAAATACTACAAACAGAAAATGAACCAAAATCACTACCTTTTTGTTTTGGATTCTTTTTCTTATTAGTTTTCCATCTTGTTATTCCTTTCTGTTCTGTGTGTTCATTTTTTCTTTGGTCTGTTTTTCGTTTCTTCTTTCCTGAATGAAAACATACAAGTAACAAGTCCTATGGaattatgtaaaaaaaaggtaATAACACAGAATGAACACAAACAACAATTAATTTTCAATGGTGAATAAAGATATATTTCTCTTCTGTCTCATACAATCAGTGTTTTCATTTCCTAAATTATATGCAAAATAATGTTTTATACATCAACATAGAAAAAATATATCATTTCTACAGACAATTATGACAGCTTACATTATGGTCACAGAGTAATATGTGGGTTAAGTTAAGATGGTACATGAATTTTGCTTATATCTTCATACTGAACTCCCTCCACAATTCGACCTTTCAATGGACCAGATGCCACTTCAACACTAACACAAAAATTTTTCTCGTCAAGATGTTTCAAAACTGCCTCACAACCTCTATATGCACCATTCACAACTTTCACTTTACGACCAACAGCAGGAATAACAGTTTCTAAATGTGCTTGGTCTAATTTAAGCTTGTGCCCTGTTTCAAACACAGAAACAACAGCTACATACTTGTCAATAACTTCTACAATTACTCCCTTTTTCTTGTAATATTTGTCACCTAgagattttgtaataattttgactACAATGTCTTTCGTCAACCAATAATCCTTCCGGTTGAGCTTTTCCTTTTTTGCCTCTTCTTCATTAATGATAGCATCCAATGCGGATGCtttggctttttctttcattacctttTTTTTCTCAGATTCACTAGCAGTATCATTAAGAGATCTCTTTTTACTTTGTTCAGACCCTGGGATGTTTCCTGGTAAAAGTGGCATTTTAAATTCAGTTTTAACATCATCTTTCTTCTTCAAGTTAATGAGGTTCAGATTTAATTTCAATTTCTCTTCCTCATTTTGTCGGACAAATTCTGTATAGGTACTGGATACTGGCTTTGAACAGTCTCTTCCTCTTTCAATTTGCTTCtgcaaaaattccatcattttttcttGATCATCTTTAtccattttttcctttttcatcattgcttcttgcAGGGCAATAGTTTCTGGGTCTCTATCAATATACTGCACATACCAACCTTTCTCAGTTTCATCCACAACACATTTGCCTTCACGCCCTAACCACTTCACAAAATCTGTAAGTGTTTCCCACTGAGTAGAGTTCATGTGAAGATGATGACGTTCGGAAATGTAGTCCTGGTACACACGATTTGCATGAACACGCTTTGTTCCAAACTgtcgtttcagtaattctaagtaaCCATCACAGAACTCTTTCGAAAATTCATCAATGTATTTGTCAGCATTGTCAGCAAAAAGCAGCAGCTGTCGCTGGTGAGACTCTGACATCATGTGACACTTGAAACCATTCTCATCTCTGCACTGCTTCTGACACATCTGACAGTACCAGCGGAGCTTCTGTAAGCCTTTTGCCTTAATTTTATTGGCAATGTACTTAGGTGTCCCAACTTCATGTTTTCCCATTGTCTAATCCAATGTGTCTCACGATGGATGACTGAAGATAAATGGTAACTGTAAAGGAAAGTTGGATTCACTTTTCTTCATGTATAATGTTATAAGAAAAGGAAATTTACACAGTACATAAAATTCTGAACAAACATTTCTCACTCACAACTAAAGAGTCAATGGgccattccatgtcaattcaaccaatttgagaaaatgttccagctaatagtctcagatttggctgaaatttagcacaccaatgttaccaagtgtggaacactcatggacaaaattttaagttcccctgccaattagttccagaattatggcttgtgaaagaaggtggcttgacccggaaattgcaacccacatctagcagtctatcttcagacccaacttcaggtcttaataactttggaactattccacacagtccagtgaaatttttacaacccagtgacatccacttagagaacacactctatgaatcaaaacaccaacaacatatttctgagggaaaataaaaaaattccaaaatgtgattaaaaaaatgtaatatgttaaaaggtacctattgtaggtgccctctatgccaaatataattcactcaaaaagggtataatttttttgtggtaagtttgacgtggcctaaacacacacagaactcatctttcccatatcagtcacacaaacagttacatgcacacgaaaatacaaaaacttgaaaaattaccggaaaaacatggattttctacgTGTGTTAGCACAAAAGGGGCAAGTGATATCCAtgcaaaatttcaaacactgcataagtagaccataatataatatgtggcaaaatttcaacttgttattgcaaggcatttgtgtacaataaaagctgacagatgtatttggttaagtttcttttaacatgatttagcaagtaatagtgatgatgcagacagcttgtttcagataaagctgcagcaattgttgggaaccatcaggcaacagaaagttaaacaatggtagttttcagagacagaatgagtcattgttaggcaggaacaacaaaggaaacaagcaatcattacaggttactcatgtttttaagattctagttcagactggtcagtactgtcgTGGAAAGTCAGTACAGAGGCAGAAGAGTGTagtagtggtgcttttgttcaaacaagttatgGTAtcggtagagcacaagcatctgaatgtcataaaacaacataatgaacaaaatgtggcattcgctttgtactgtatcatctggatgaatcggaccaagatatgttgctatggagatccgggatacaTCCTGTGGGCAGAAgtagtacagttccaggaaactttagtgtttgttatcatcatatgaaagtgtttctggataagtattctttcctacaaagaagttgttttgatccattttggaTTCATAAGAATACGGTGAAGTgcagcctcagagaaattgatataaaatcagtattgaaagtgaatcagtgcatgggacgtAACATGAAACCATGACAAAAGTTATTAAGTGTGACCATGAAACCATGACAAAAGTGTGTTACAGTGCTAAAAATtggagaatattctgataatttacatgacaatgacaaagagtatcagccacctacaaccacagcggatgagcaattaaatacttcagtgactgctcttggtttgtctcccatgaagacacacaaagttgggaaaggagaaaggtccagctatggtagaagaaaactacaagaagctcaaatggaactAAAAGACAAAATAACtcacacactaatggtggaagaggaagaactatgtgctccaaaggaacagaaatcatgccagaaatgctctgattgacaaaattgtgcatgatttgaaagaaaaatttgccatatccacacgccagaaaaTTCTTagccttgcaccttccagctggtctattgactacactgcaaaggaattcaatgtttctacatatatcgTAAAGGAAGcttggaaaataaaagcaacccaaggagtgcttccacaacttcagcaggctcagagTTAGCAATTGAGTTcggaaataaaggtgctagtgtcagagttttatgaaaataatgactacagtcgaataatgcctggaaaaaaaaaagactatggaacggtgaaaatgggaaatgtacgtgtacagatgcaaaaaagaatgttgctatgcaacatatcagaactatatgtagaattcaaggaaaagtatcccaatgcCAAAGTTATCCCAA
Coding sequences within:
- the LOC124788303 gene encoding DNA/RNA-binding protein KIN17; its protein translation is MGKHEVGTPKYIANKIKAKGLQKLRWYCQMCQKQCRDENGFKCHMMSESHQRQLLLFADNADKYIDEFSKEFCDGYLELLKRQFGTKRVHANRVYQDYISERHHLHMNSTQWETLTDFVKWLGREGKCVVDETEKGWYVQYIDRDPETIALQEAMMKKEKMDKDDQEKMMEFLQKQIERGRDCSKPVSSTYTEFVRQNEEEKLKLNLNLINLKKKDDVKTEFKMPLLPGNIPGSEQSKKRSLNDTASESEKKKVMKEKAKASALDAIINEEEAKKEKLNRKDYWLTKDIVVKIITKSLGDKYYKKKGVIVEVIDKYVAVVSVFETGHKLKLDQAHLETVIPAVGRKVKVVNGAYRGCEAVLKHLDEKNFCVSVEVASGPLKGRIVEGVQYEDISKIHVPS